From Methanococcus maripaludis, the proteins below share one genomic window:
- a CDS encoding (R)-citramalate synthase: MVNIFDTTLRDGEQTPGVSLSPSEKLELAIKLDELGVNIIEAGSAITSKGEREAMKLVTGQNLNAEISSFVRALPVDIDAALSCDVDSVHLVVPTSDIHMTYKLRKSREENLKDAMHAVEYAKDHGLIVELSAEDATRSDVEFLKELFLKGEELKADRICVCDTVGILTPLKAIDLIKTMKNTIKIPVSIHCHNDFGMATANTISAISAGADQCHVTINGIGERAGNASLEEVVMSLKSLYDIETGIDTEKLHKISRIVSKYMKIPVPANKALVGDNAFAHEAGIHVDGLMKSTETYEPIHPETVGNRRKIILGKHSGKAALKYKLEIMNIGLSHEEFEETYSKIKAFGDLGKYISDVDLKTIINQVRGVELERKVILDEITVVSGNKVSPLASINLKFANDCNIKDNVREAAYGLGPVDAAINAVKKALTGVADIELEDYSVRAMTGGTDALIEVVVHLRKGNEVVEVKKAHGDVVMASVEAMMDGINLLI; this comes from the coding sequence ATGGTTAACATATTCGATACTACATTGAGGGATGGAGAACAAACTCCGGGGGTCTCACTATCTCCAAGTGAAAAACTCGAACTGGCAATAAAACTTGATGAACTTGGTGTAAATATTATCGAGGCAGGAAGTGCAATAACCTCAAAAGGGGAACGAGAAGCCATGAAACTGGTTACAGGGCAGAATTTAAATGCTGAAATATCTTCATTTGTAAGGGCCCTTCCAGTAGATATTGATGCTGCACTTTCCTGTGATGTTGACAGCGTCCATTTAGTCGTTCCAACTTCAGACATCCACATGACCTACAAATTAAGGAAAAGTCGTGAAGAAAATTTAAAAGATGCAATGCACGCTGTAGAGTATGCTAAAGATCATGGTTTAATCGTCGAACTTTCAGCAGAAGATGCAACAAGAAGCGACGTTGAATTTTTAAAAGAACTATTCTTAAAAGGAGAAGAACTAAAAGCTGATAGAATCTGTGTTTGTGATACTGTCGGTATTTTAACGCCCTTAAAAGCAATAGATCTTATAAAAACAATGAAAAATACAATAAAAATTCCAGTTTCAATCCACTGTCACAACGATTTTGGAATGGCTACCGCAAATACAATTTCTGCAATAAGTGCGGGTGCAGACCAGTGCCACGTTACAATTAATGGTATCGGCGAAAGGGCAGGAAATGCGTCACTTGAAGAAGTAGTTATGAGTTTAAAATCACTGTACGATATAGAAACTGGAATTGATACTGAAAAACTCCATAAAATTTCAAGAATTGTTTCAAAATATATGAAAATTCCAGTTCCCGCAAATAAGGCGCTTGTTGGTGACAACGCCTTTGCCCATGAAGCAGGAATTCACGTTGACGGCCTTATGAAAAGTACGGAAACTTATGAGCCAATTCATCCTGAAACAGTTGGAAACAGGAGAAAAATTATACTTGGAAAACACAGCGGAAAAGCTGCTTTAAAATATAAACTTGAAATAATGAACATTGGATTGAGTCATGAAGAATTTGAAGAAACATATTCAAAAATTAAGGCTTTTGGGGATCTTGGAAAATACATTAGCGATGTAGATTTAAAAACCATCATAAATCAGGTTCGAGGAGTTGAACTTGAAAGAAAAGTAATTCTCGATGAAATTACGGTTGTATCAGGAAACAAAGTATCGCCTCTTGCATCAATAAACTTAAAATTTGCAAACGACTGCAATATCAAAGACAATGTCCGTGAAGCAGCATACGGTCTTGGTCCAGTTGATGCGGCAATTAATGCAGTTAAAAAAGCACTCACCGGAGTTGCAGATATTGAACTTGAAGATTACAGTGTTCGTGCAATGACTGGAGGAACTGATGCTTTAATTGAAGTAGTAGTTCACTTGAGAAAAGGAAACGAAGTTGTAGAAGTCAAAAAAGCACACGGAGACGTTGTAATGGCGTCTGTTGAAGCCATGATGGATGGAATCAATTTGCTGATTTAA
- the carB gene encoding carbamoyl-phosphate synthase large subunit, producing the protein MKREDIKKVMILGSGPIVIGQAAEFDFSGSQACKSLKEEGIYTILVNSNPATIQTDTNIADKVYLEPLNPKILEKIIEKEQPDAILPTMGGQTGLNLAMELSKRGILEKHGVELLGSTESVIETSEDRDLFNKAMEEINQPIAKSAAVHSVEEAIEATKELGYPAIVRPAFTLGGTGGGIANNEDELIEITKKGLKYSMIKQVLIDQSLLGWKEYEYEVMRDKNDTCIVVCNMENIDPMGIHTGESIVTAPSQTLSDEFHQKLRDASLQIIRHLKIEGGCNVQFAVNPEMTDYVVIEVNPRVSRSSALASKATGYPIAKIAAKIAIGRTLDEIQNDVTKETPASFEPTIDYVVVKIPRWPFDKFRTVDKKLGTSMKSTGEIMAIGRNLEEALQKAVRSLDIGRFGIIADGKDKEYSNSEIVDILEHATDERLFVIAYALDKGWSVDGICERTGINPFFIEKIKKIIDCKKELEVISRLPVDDEKLKEILLKAKSLGFSDVQISKIFSKTENEIRDLRKRLEVIPVYKMVDTCAAEFEAKTPYYYSAYERYFDKEQNESVSSDRKKVIILGSGPIRIGQGVEFDYSTVHAIFALKELGIEAIIVNNNPETVSTDYDTSDKLYFEPLVYEEIMNIIENENKNGQLLGVIVQFGGQTAINLAMKLYNSGVNILGTSPQSIDLAEDRDQFIHVLEKLKIPQADGATAFSEEQALKVVERIGYPALVRPSYVLGGRAMQIVYNTEDLKDYMREAVKVSSDHPILIDKFLEEAVEVDVDAVCDGESVFIGAIMEHIEEAGIHSGDSACVIPPQTLSKEVIEKIAEHTTKLALELGVIGLLNIQYAVKDGVVYIIEANPRASRTIPYVSKSVGVPLAKIATNAIMGKKLKEMRYFGLAKSKYVSVKEAVFPFLKLPGVDPVLSPEMKSTGEAIGIDQDFGKAFYKSQLSANMELPTSGTVFISVRNRDKDNITKIAKKYHNLGFEIVATRGTARELRLFDIPVREVRKISESMQNSVLDLMQKGEVDLIINTSSGDKAKTDGYFIRRAAVELNIPCMTTLQGAYAAIKAIEAIKSGELGVYSLNELEN; encoded by the coding sequence TTGAAAAGAGAGGATATAAAAAAGGTAATGATTTTGGGTTCTGGCCCCATTGTTATCGGACAGGCAGCAGAGTTTGATTTTTCTGGCTCGCAAGCTTGTAAATCTTTAAAAGAAGAGGGAATTTATACAATTTTAGTAAATTCAAACCCTGCAACCATTCAAACCGATACAAATATTGCAGATAAGGTTTACTTGGAACCATTAAATCCAAAAATATTGGAAAAAATCATTGAAAAAGAACAGCCTGATGCAATTCTCCCAACAATGGGCGGTCAGACTGGTTTAAATCTTGCAATGGAACTTTCAAAACGCGGAATCTTGGAAAAACACGGTGTTGAACTTTTGGGTTCAACTGAAAGCGTAATTGAAACTTCAGAAGATAGAGATTTATTCAATAAAGCAATGGAAGAAATTAACCAACCTATTGCAAAATCTGCAGCTGTCCATAGTGTTGAGGAAGCAATTGAAGCTACTAAGGAACTTGGATATCCTGCAATTGTAAGGCCTGCATTCACCCTTGGAGGAACAGGTGGTGGAATTGCAAATAACGAAGACGAATTAATTGAAATTACAAAAAAAGGATTAAAATACTCGATGATCAAACAAGTTTTAATTGATCAGAGTCTTTTAGGCTGGAAAGAATACGAATACGAAGTAATGAGGGATAAAAACGATACCTGCATTGTTGTATGTAACATGGAAAACATCGATCCAATGGGAATACACACTGGAGAAAGTATCGTAACTGCGCCTTCACAGACCTTAAGCGATGAATTCCACCAAAAATTAAGAGATGCATCATTGCAAATTATCAGACACTTGAAAATTGAAGGTGGCTGTAACGTTCAGTTTGCAGTAAACCCTGAAATGACTGATTACGTTGTAATCGAAGTAAATCCGAGAGTTTCAAGAAGTTCTGCACTTGCAAGTAAAGCAACAGGATACCCGATTGCAAAAATCGCTGCAAAAATTGCAATTGGAAGAACACTCGATGAAATACAAAATGACGTTACAAAAGAAACACCAGCAAGCTTTGAGCCTACAATAGACTACGTTGTAGTAAAAATTCCAAGATGGCCGTTTGATAAATTTAGAACTGTTGACAAAAAACTTGGAACTTCCATGAAATCCACGGGAGAAATCATGGCAATTGGAAGAAACCTTGAAGAAGCTCTTCAAAAAGCAGTTAGAAGTTTGGATATCGGAAGATTTGGAATAATTGCTGATGGAAAAGACAAAGAATACTCGAATTCTGAAATTGTTGATATTTTAGAACATGCTACAGATGAAAGACTCTTTGTAATTGCTTACGCACTCGATAAAGGATGGAGTGTTGACGGAATTTGTGAAAGAACTGGAATAAATCCATTTTTCATTGAAAAAATCAAAAAAATTATCGACTGTAAAAAAGAACTTGAAGTAATTTCAAGACTTCCAGTAGATGACGAAAAATTAAAAGAAATCCTTTTAAAAGCAAAATCATTAGGATTTTCAGACGTTCAAATCTCAAAAATATTTTCAAAAACTGAAAATGAGATAAGGGATCTTAGAAAAAGACTCGAAGTAATTCCAGTTTACAAGATGGTGGACACTTGTGCAGCAGAATTTGAAGCTAAAACACCATACTACTACTCAGCATACGAAAGGTACTTCGATAAAGAACAGAACGAAAGCGTATCCTCGGACAGAAAAAAAGTAATAATTTTAGGTTCTGGACCAATTAGAATCGGACAAGGTGTTGAATTTGATTACTCAACAGTTCACGCAATTTTTGCACTGAAAGAACTTGGAATCGAAGCAATAATTGTAAACAACAACCCTGAAACCGTAAGTACTGACTACGATACTTCGGACAAATTATACTTTGAGCCATTAGTTTACGAAGAAATAATGAATATAATTGAAAATGAAAATAAAAACGGACAGTTACTTGGAGTTATCGTTCAATTCGGTGGACAGACCGCAATTAACCTTGCAATGAAACTCTACAATTCAGGAGTAAACATTTTAGGAACTTCCCCCCAATCAATCGACCTTGCAGAAGATAGAGATCAGTTCATACACGTGCTTGAAAAATTGAAAATACCTCAGGCAGATGGTGCAACTGCATTTAGTGAAGAGCAAGCTCTTAAGGTTGTTGAAAGAATCGGATACCCTGCACTTGTTAGACCCTCATACGTGTTGGGAGGTCGTGCAATGCAGATTGTCTATAACACGGAAGATTTAAAAGATTACATGAGAGAAGCTGTTAAAGTTTCATCAGATCACCCGATTTTAATTGATAAATTCTTAGAAGAAGCTGTTGAAGTCGATGTCGATGCAGTGTGCGATGGAGAAAGCGTATTTATTGGCGCGATTATGGAACACATTGAAGAAGCTGGAATCCACAGTGGGGACAGTGCTTGTGTAATTCCCCCTCAAACTCTTTCAAAAGAAGTAATTGAAAAAATTGCGGAACATACAACAAAACTTGCACTGGAACTTGGCGTAATTGGATTATTAAACATCCAGTATGCCGTAAAAGACGGCGTTGTATATATTATCGAAGCAAACCCTAGAGCTTCAAGAACAATTCCTTATGTAAGTAAATCAGTTGGAGTACCTCTTGCAAAAATTGCAACAAATGCAATAATGGGCAAAAAATTAAAAGAAATGAGGTATTTTGGACTTGCTAAATCAAAATATGTAAGCGTTAAAGAAGCAGTATTTCCATTCTTAAAACTTCCAGGAGTAGACCCTGTATTAAGCCCAGAAATGAAGTCAACAGGTGAAGCAATCGGAATTGATCAGGACTTTGGAAAAGCATTTTACAAATCCCAGCTTTCTGCAAACATGGAACTTCCAACTTCCGGAACTGTCTTTATAAGCGTAAGGAACAGGGATAAAGACAACATTACAAAAATTGCTAAAAAATACCACAATTTAGGCTTTGAAATCGTTGCTACAAGAGGAACTGCAAGAGAGCTTCGGTTATTTGACATTCCTGTAAGAGAAGTTAGAAAAATCTCAGAAAGCATGCAGAACAGCGTTCTTGATTTAATGCAGAAAGGAGAAGTCGACTTAATTATAAACACTTCTTCAGGAGACAAAGCTAAAACTGACGGATACTTCATCAGACGAGCTGCAGTTGAATTAAACATTCCATGCATGACTACATTACAAGGAGCATACGCTGCAATTAAAGCTATCGAAGCAATTAAATCTGGAGAACTTGGAGTTTATTCATTAAATGAACTTGAAAATTAA
- a CDS encoding aspartate kinase, which translates to MVTVMKFGGTSVGNGDRIRNVAKIVVNKTNEDNDVVVVTSAMTQVTNSLVEISAQALDVRDIAKINNFIEDLRRKHEIAIEQAIENHEIRVEVSKTIESSINELEKVLVGVSYLGELTPKSKDFILSFGERLSAPILSGAIRDMGKHSLYLAGRDAGIITDDNFTCAKVLRLEVSEKIKPLLKDGFIPVVTGFVAGTEDGHITTLGRGGSDYSAALVGLGLTADMVEIWTDVSGVLSADPRMVENVKQIPKMSYIEAMELAYFGAKVLHPRTMEPVMEKKIPLRIKNTFEPENKGTLITDSSETSNGIIKAITTIKDVILINIFGGGMVGVSGTAARIFNVLGKSNANVILITQGSSETNISIVIYDGELEAKKCVRELRDEFGECHLIKDITFDKEVCVVSVVGSGMKGAKGIAGKLFDAVSESGANIKMIAQGSSETNISFVINDDKLESCLKTLHKTFVEDEINF; encoded by the coding sequence TTGGTTACAGTGATGAAATTTGGTGGAACCTCGGTCGGTAATGGCGATAGGATAAGGAATGTTGCGAAAATCGTTGTAAATAAGACAAATGAAGATAACGATGTTGTAGTTGTAACCTCCGCAATGACACAAGTTACAAATTCGCTTGTAGAAATCTCTGCTCAGGCACTCGATGTACGAGATATTGCAAAAATAAACAACTTTATTGAAGATTTAAGGCGAAAACACGAAATTGCAATAGAACAGGCAATTGAAAACCATGAAATAAGGGTAGAAGTTTCAAAAACGATAGAAAGTTCGATAAACGAGTTAGAGAAAGTGCTTGTCGGAGTTTCATACCTTGGAGAGTTGACTCCAAAATCAAAAGATTTTATTCTTTCATTTGGTGAAAGACTTTCCGCTCCAATTTTAAGCGGTGCAATAAGAGATATGGGAAAACACTCCCTCTACCTTGCAGGAAGAGATGCAGGAATTATTACAGATGATAACTTCACATGTGCAAAAGTTTTAAGACTTGAAGTTTCTGAAAAAATCAAACCTTTATTAAAAGATGGATTTATCCCCGTAGTTACTGGTTTTGTTGCAGGAACTGAAGACGGCCACATCACAACTCTTGGAAGGGGGGGAAGTGACTATTCAGCAGCTTTGGTTGGTCTTGGATTAACTGCAGATATGGTTGAAATATGGACTGATGTTAGCGGTGTTTTATCGGCCGATCCAAGAATGGTCGAAAATGTAAAACAGATTCCAAAAATGTCCTATATTGAAGCAATGGAACTAGCATACTTTGGTGCGAAAGTTCTTCACCCAAGAACAATGGAACCAGTAATGGAGAAAAAAATACCGCTTAGAATCAAAAATACGTTTGAACCAGAAAACAAAGGTACCTTAATCACCGATTCTTCAGAAACAAGCAACGGAATTATAAAAGCAATCACTACCATTAAAGATGTAATTTTAATTAACATATTTGGTGGCGGAATGGTTGGAGTCAGCGGAACTGCTGCAAGAATCTTCAACGTGCTTGGAAAATCAAATGCAAATGTAATATTAATTACACAAGGTTCATCTGAAACAAACATTTCGATTGTAATTTATGATGGGGAACTTGAAGCTAAAAAATGTGTTAGGGAATTAAGAGATGAGTTTGGAGAGTGCCACCTTATAAAAGATATAACTTTTGATAAGGAGGTATGTGTCGTTTCAGTTGTTGGTTCTGGAATGAAAGGCGCAAAAGGAATTGCAGGAAAATTGTTTGATGCAGTTTCAGAAAGCGGTGCAAACATAAAAATGATTGCACAAGGTTCATCCGAAACAAACATCTCGTTTGTAATCAACGATGACAAACTTGAATCATGTTTAAAAACGCTTCACAAAACATTTGTTGAAGATGAAATAAACTTTTAA
- a CDS encoding AI-2E family transporter yields MNSKEYDILSRLFMVFSFFALIYMLWPFMGIIALAVAVAYMTKPLYDILKPKFGRTYGAIICLLGIVIPSLLLVVLVAEDVVTFLLSLDIENIITKVTPILNDIGYLRVDGPDVSKPFSDIWSVSKPLLNSFASQISSIPSLLMKLLFLSFMTFYFLKDGDKLTDSFLIYVPDDKKRNTALFLSEIHKALKTLFIGNAVTSVIVGIISIIGYWLIGIPNPITLGALSGILNILPVVGGWTIYVPLTVYYLLTGEIAKGILLGLFGIVFLSLAPDFAIRPRVISKDGDLHPALVLIAFLIGPLVFGIPGLAIGPIIVSTVYAIHKVRRLIEKKNN; encoded by the coding sequence TTGAACAGTAAAGAATATGATATTTTATCGCGATTATTTATGGTATTTTCATTTTTTGCACTCATTTACATGTTATGGCCGTTTATGGGGATTATTGCGCTTGCAGTTGCAGTTGCATACATGACAAAACCCCTTTATGATATTTTAAAACCAAAATTTGGAAGAACTTATGGTGCAATAATCTGCCTTCTTGGAATTGTAATTCCATCTTTACTTTTGGTTGTACTGGTTGCAGAAGATGTTGTAACGTTTTTACTTTCACTTGATATTGAAAATATCATTACAAAAGTTACTCCAATTTTAAATGATATTGGATATTTGAGGGTAGATGGTCCAGACGTTTCAAAACCGTTTTCTGATATCTGGAGTGTTTCAAAACCGTTACTCAATAGTTTTGCATCGCAAATTTCTTCAATCCCGTCATTACTGATGAAACTACTGTTCCTGTCGTTCATGACATTTTACTTTTTGAAAGATGGGGATAAACTGACGGATAGTTTTTTGATTTACGTTCCCGATGATAAAAAAAGGAATACTGCACTTTTTCTAAGTGAGATACACAAGGCTTTAAAGACGTTATTTATTGGAAACGCTGTTACCTCGGTAATTGTTGGAATTATTTCGATAATAGGCTATTGGCTTATTGGAATTCCAAACCCGATTACACTTGGTGCACTTTCAGGAATACTAAATATTTTGCCGGTGGTTGGTGGCTGGACAATATACGTTCCACTTACTGTATATTACTTGTTAACTGGAGAAATTGCTAAGGGAATACTTTTAGGATTATTTGGAATTGTATTTTTATCTTTAGCACCGGATTTTGCAATAAGGCCCCGTGTAATTTCAAAAGACGGAGATTTGCACCCTGCACTTGTTTTAATCGCATTTTTAATTGGACCGTTGGTTTTTGGAATACCGGGGCTTGCAATCGGGCCGATAATTGTTTCAACGGTGTATGCAATCCATAAAGTTAGAAGATTAATCGAAAAAAAGAATAATTAA
- a CDS encoding histone family protein — protein sequence MIPKGTVKRIMKENTDMNVSAESVVALVEILQEMVVTTTKIAEENAAKDKRKTLKARDIEQCDAERLRKKVIEVSERTEKVNMLTNEILNVIANELERY from the coding sequence ATGATACCAAAAGGAACCGTTAAAAGAATTATGAAAGAAAATACTGATATGAATGTATCAGCTGAATCTGTCGTAGCATTAGTTGAAATTTTACAGGAAATGGTTGTAACCACTACAAAAATCGCTGAAGAAAATGCTGCAAAAGACAAAAGAAAAACACTAAAAGCAAGAGACATCGAACAGTGTGATGCTGAAAGATTAAGGAAAAAAGTGATCGAAGTTTCAGAAAGAACTGAAAAAGTCAACATGCTTACAAACGAAATTTTAAATGTTATTGCAAATGAACTTGAAAGATATTAA
- a CDS encoding archaeosine biosynthesis radical SAM protein RaSEA, with translation MSMADYLKNIREKHLKKRKERNPDYPIAVWIQDDVFRDKTFGQSFTIILRTKGCKWAYDSGGCTMCSYLMDASPAEITSENLKNQFDSAVEKYKDQLNKNMSIKLFTSGSFLDTFEIPLETREYIFKRIEEMGAKEVAIESRAEFVTPENMESIKNILSCNIEIGVGIESLNEKIRNVAIHKGVPTKTIENAFSVAKEYDVGIKAYILIKPPFISEKEAIIDAIDTANKCIEMGCSRISFCPASIHKGTLIETLWKKNQYRPPFLWSILEILKEVKSKNPDALVMCDTAGVSSKRGAHNNIDCTCNDKIKDIFNDFTVTQKIEKLDIECDCKKEWIEYMEYEQKNIVPLGDEKLI, from the coding sequence ATGTCTATGGCTGATTATTTAAAAAATATCCGTGAAAAACATCTTAAAAAACGAAAAGAAAGAAATCCTGATTATCCGATTGCAGTTTGGATTCAAGACGATGTTTTTCGCGATAAAACGTTTGGACAAAGCTTTACAATAATTTTAAGAACAAAGGGCTGTAAATGGGCATACGATAGCGGAGGGTGCACGATGTGCAGCTACCTAATGGACGCATCCCCTGCCGAAATTACTTCTGAAAACTTGAAAAACCAGTTCGATTCTGCAGTTGAAAAATATAAAGATCAGCTCAATAAAAATATGTCAATAAAACTATTTACGTCAGGTAGTTTTTTGGATACTTTTGAAATCCCTCTTGAAACGAGAGAATATATCTTTAAAAGAATCGAAGAAATGGGTGCAAAGGAAGTTGCAATTGAATCAAGAGCTGAATTTGTAACTCCTGAAAACATGGAATCGATAAAAAATATTCTTTCATGCAACATTGAAATCGGTGTTGGAATCGAAAGTTTAAATGAAAAAATAAGAAATGTTGCAATTCACAAAGGTGTTCCTACAAAAACAATTGAAAATGCGTTTTCCGTCGCAAAAGAATACGATGTAGGAATAAAAGCATATATTTTGATAAAACCCCCATTTATTTCCGAAAAAGAGGCAATTATTGATGCAATAGACACTGCAAACAAATGCATCGAAATGGGCTGCAGCAGAATTTCTTTCTGTCCTGCATCAATTCACAAAGGAACTTTAATTGAAACTCTCTGGAAAAAAAATCAGTACAGACCACCATTTTTATGGAGTATTTTAGAAATTTTAAAAGAAGTAAAGTCTAAAAACCCTGATGCTCTCGTAATGTGTGATACTGCAGGAGTTTCTTCAAAAAGGGGAGCACATAACAATATTGACTGCACCTGCAACGATAAAATAAAAGATATATTCAATGATTTTACAGTTACTCAAAAAATTGAAAAACTTGATATCGAATGCGACTGTAAAAAAGAGTGGATTGAGTACATGGAATACGAACAGAAAAATATTGTACCGCTTGGCGATGAAAAATTAATTTAA
- a CDS encoding PEGA domain-containing protein yields MFKKSLFILLICIILNIVSVSAVPYLDASASTPEIERGSTERIYLEIEEVGGVSSAYNITAVPEIYEDNVKITPKNIEIPVINDGTVIKVSFKINASKNAELGEKSGKIFIQYYDYDSENEVYVGPKTIQKKFNYKISEGRGIYSINSNPKNMPIYVDGNYVGNTPLNVSIKEGNHFLRLSSEIFGNYSEKVTVYAGENYDLFKNFEESEKIEIFENVSENISISKNTSKNISEVSEISKNIGFEGILVYLGFLLAALFVIFVFTKNKY; encoded by the coding sequence ATGTTTAAAAAATCTTTATTTATCCTTTTAATATGTATTATTTTAAATATTGTTTCAGTTTCAGCAGTGCCATACCTTGATGCAAGCGCTTCAACTCCTGAAATCGAAAGGGGAAGCACTGAAAGAATTTATCTTGAAATTGAGGAAGTTGGTGGAGTATCCAGTGCATATAATATAACGGCAGTTCCTGAAATTTACGAAGATAACGTAAAAATAACTCCAAAAAATATCGAAATTCCAGTTATTAACGATGGAACAGTGATTAAAGTATCTTTTAAAATAAATGCTTCAAAAAATGCAGAACTCGGTGAAAAATCCGGAAAAATTTTTATTCAGTATTACGATTATGATTCAGAAAATGAGGTATACGTAGGTCCAAAAACCATTCAAAAAAAATTTAACTACAAAATAAGTGAAGGTCGCGGAATTTATTCTATAAACTCAAACCCTAAAAATATGCCAATATATGTGGATGGAAATTATGTGGGAAACACGCCCTTAAACGTATCAATTAAAGAAGGAAACCACTTTCTAAGGCTTTCTTCTGAAATTTTTGGAAACTATTCAGAAAAAGTCACAGTATATGCAGGCGAAAACTACGATCTTTTTAAAAATTTTGAAGAATCTGAAAAAATAGAAATTTTTGAAAATGTTTCTGAAAATATATCCATTTCAAAAAATACTTCAAAAAATATTTCTGAAGTTTCCGAAATTTCAAAAAACATTGGTTTTGAAGGTATTTTAGTTTATTTAGGCTTCCTTTTAGCAGCATTATTTGTAATATTTGTATTTACAAAAAATAAATATTAA
- a CDS encoding CBS domain-containing protein, with protein MKEQVIDIATKDVVTVSPDTPISKAVGTMENKKFHNLIVEKDDDIYLVTMHDLLLGNSVHQQVEDLMFRPFCVKMNTQVIDAAFEMINSGQRVAPVIDENDKLIGIITDYDVMKCAAESELLKDVKIDKIMTKSPVTIDIDESIGKARSLMMKYNIGRLIVLDMDGKPIGMVTEDDIVKKVFKPKTKMTVGELTGNKVPRMAQPVSMIINKPLITANIGDSVAEVAEILEQQDIRGIPIFKNDTLRGIVTRLDILKYLRDLRAESMVEVEIQGDFDEDQRELAERILFNEIKKIAIYSKKIHWIKLAVKKERDKGGVPNYSVKTYVKTPRKLYVAEGKPKLSSTKRIDWDGEEMELVAEKQRWDFIEVLKDALDSVKKQMNIDKEKRQSKSLNVGKKEIMAEEFSETIETPENEE; from the coding sequence TTGAAAGAGCAAGTAATTGACATAGCCACAAAAGACGTTGTTACAGTAAGTCCTGATACGCCAATATCAAAAGCTGTCGGAACTATGGAAAACAAAAAATTCCATAATTTGATAGTTGAGAAAGATGATGACATATATCTAGTAACAATGCATGATTTGCTACTTGGAAACTCTGTGCATCAACAGGTTGAAGATCTGATGTTTAGACCATTTTGTGTAAAAATGAATACGCAGGTGATTGATGCCGCTTTTGAAATGATTAACAGCGGTCAGAGAGTAGCTCCAGTTATCGACGAAAATGACAAACTAATTGGAATTATTACTGATTACGATGTCATGAAGTGCGCAGCAGAGTCAGAGCTTTTGAAAGACGTTAAAATCGATAAAATAATGACGAAAAGCCCCGTCACAATTGATATCGATGAAAGTATCGGTAAGGCAAGAAGTTTAATGATGAAATATAACATCGGAAGACTAATTGTACTCGATATGGATGGAAAGCCTATTGGAATGGTTACAGAAGACGATATCGTTAAAAAAGTCTTCAAACCAAAAACCAAAATGACAGTTGGAGAACTTACTGGCAATAAAGTGCCTAGAATGGCCCAGCCCGTATCAATGATAATAAATAAACCACTTATTACTGCAAATATAGGCGATTCAGTTGCGGAAGTAGCAGAAATACTCGAACAACAAGATATTAGAGGAATTCCAATATTTAAAAACGATACATTAAGAGGTATCGTTACAAGACTTGATATTTTAAAATACTTAAGGGATTTAAGAGCTGAATCAATGGTTGAAGTTGAAATTCAAGGTGATTTTGACGAAGACCAGAGAGAACTTGCAGAAAGGATATTATTTAATGAAATTAAGAAAATTGCCATTTATTCGAAAAAAATCCACTGGATTAAATTAGCTGTTAAAAAAGAAAGGGATAAAGGTGGAGTGCCAAACTACAGTGTAAAAACGTACGTAAAAACTCCAAGAAAACTTTACGTTGCAGAAGGAAAACCAAAACTTTCATCAACCAAAAGAATAGACTGGGACGGCGAAGAAATGGAATTAGTTGCCGAAAAACAGAGATGGGACTTTATTGAAGTATTAAAAGATGCGCTTGATTCTGTAAAAAAACAGATGAACATTGATAAAGAAAAAAGACAGTCCAAATCATTAAATGTTGGTAAAAAAGAAATAATGGCTGAAGAATTTTCAGAAACTATTGAAACTCCCGAAAATGAGGAGTAA